A single Elephas maximus indicus isolate mEleMax1 chromosome 2, mEleMax1 primary haplotype, whole genome shotgun sequence DNA region contains:
- the LOC126067781 gene encoding olfactory receptor 6M1-like, whose amino-acid sequence MDHKNKTRVTEFILLGFQNEKEVEFFLFAVSLLMYMTSLIGNTMIILLVCVDYRLYSPMYFFVANLSFIEVTITSTVVPKMLANTFSLTKAISFVGCLTQSVFYFLLGSTEFFILAVMSFDRYVAICNPLRYTIIMSKQTCVFLLLGSYVGAFFSMLGPSVLTAPLIFCGPNKIHHFFCDRAPVLKLACTDISLAELADFLSSAVLLLGSLLLTGVSYTYIVITIFRIPSVQGRQKAFSTCVSHITVVTLYYGSSIFLYVRPNKGNAVDINRFATVLNTIVTPMLNPFIYSLRNEKVKEALRDAFDKCIGRLTN is encoded by the coding sequence ATGGATCACAAAAACAAGACCAGAGTCACTGAATTTATTCTTCTAGGGTTTCAGAATGAGAAAGAAGTAGAATTTTTCCTCTTTGCTGTATCCCTGCTCATGTACATGACATCTCTGATTGGCAACACCATGATTATCCTTTTGGTCTGTGTTGACTATCGTCTGTACTCACCTATGTATTTCTTTGTAGCCAATCTTTCCTTCATTGAGGTCACCATCACTTCCACAGTGGTGCCAAAGATGCTAGCCAACACTTTTTCACTCACAAAAGCAATATCCTTTGTAGGATGTCTCACACAATCTGTTTTCTACTTCCTTCTGGGATCCACAGAATTCTTCATCCTAGCTGTCATGTCCTTTGACCGATATGTTGCTATCTGTAACCCACTGAGGTATACCATTATCATGAGCAAACAGACATGTGTATTCTTGCTTCTGGGATCTTATGTGGGTGCATTTTTTTCAATGCTGGGGCCATCTGTATTAACTGCCCCCTTAATATTTTGTGGGCCAAATAAAatccatcatttcttctgtgacagAGCCCCAGTGCTAAAGCTAGCCTGTACAGATATCTCTCTGGCTGAGTTGGCTGACTTCCTCTCCTCTGCTGTATTGCTCTTGGGCTCCCTGCTCCTGACAGGGGTGTCTTACACCTACATTGTCATTACTATCTTTAGAATTCCCTCTGTCCAGGGAAGGCagaaggccttctccacctgtgtttCCCACATCACCGTGGTTACGCTTTATTATGGGAGCTCCATCTTCCTCTATGTCCGCCCCAATAAAGGTAATGCAGTAGACATTAACAGATTTGCCACAGTGCTGAACACCATTGTGACACCAATGCTGAACCCTTTCATCTACAGCCTCCGGAATGAGAAAGTCAAAGAAGCCCTGAGAGATGCCTTTGATAAGTGTATAGGTAGGCTAACAAATTAA